Sequence from the Actinomyces slackii genome:
TGCGCGAGAGCCGGGCCTGCCTGGACCATCTGATCAGGGCAATGGAGACCGACGACTCCCAGGGGATCGACGCTCAGATCGTGCGCAACAGGCAACTGCTGCTGGGCCTGAGCCGCACCAGCGGGATCCCCATCGAGACCCCTGGGCTGCGACGCCTGGTGGAGATCGCGCGGGACTTCCAGGCGGCGGCCAAGAGCTCAGGCGCAGGGGGCGGGGATTGCGGTATCGCCCTGTGCCCGAGTGGGACAGATGCTCCCGCGATGCTCGCGGCCTGGCAGGCCGAGCGCATCGCGCCCCTCGACCTGGCCGTCCACTTCCATGGGGCCCGCGCCGTCCCTGCCCTACCCTTCACCACCGGGGCCACCTCATGAGCGCGCAATCGTCCGCGCCGCGGCTGCCTGTCGGGGCAGGCGGATCCCACCAGGCTGCGCGAGCCTCGCGCAAGGATGAGCACCTCGACCTGGCCCTGCGCCTGCACGGCCAGGATCGTCCCAATGCCTTCGACGACGTCGCCTTCATGCACCACGCGCTGGCAGCCACCGCCGCTACGCAGGTCGATCCCAGCGCCACGGTGTGCGGCGCCCAGTGGGCGGAGCCCTTCTACATCAACGCCATGACCGGCGGCACGCGCAACACGATGCGCATCAATTCAGAACTCGCCGGGGCCGCGGCCGAGGCGGGAGTGGCCGTCGCCTGCGGCTCCCAGCACATCGCCCTGGACGACCCTGAGCGGGCTGAGAGCTTCCGCATCATCCGCCGCCGGGCCCCCCGCGCCTTCATCCTGGCCAATGTGGGACCGACGATGGATCCCGCTCAGGCGGTGCGCGCCGTGGAGATGCTTGAGGCCAACGCCCTGCAGATCCACCTCAACGCGGCTCAGGAGCTGGTCATGCCCGAGGGAGACAGGGATCTGCGCGACTGGGCTCAGCGCATCGACGCGATCGTCAAGGCCGTGCCGGTCCCCGTCGTGGTCAAGGAGGTGGGCTTCGGGATCTCGGCCCGCACAATGGCAAGTCTCAGCCGTCTCGGTGCCAGTGCCGTCGACGTCGCCGGTACGGGAGGAACCGACTTCATCGCCATCGAGAACGAGCGCAGGCCTGATCACAGTTACTCCTATCTCACCGGTTGGGGGCAGTCCACGGTGCTGTGCCTGCTGGAGTCGCTGTGCGCCGAGCCCGCTGCGAGGCGGCCCGGGGGCGATAGCGCGCGCGGCACTGAGCGGCCTGTCGGGCAGACGGACGAGCACGGCGCGCAGCTGGAGGTGCTCGCCTCCGGAGGCGTGCGGCATCCACTCGATGTTGTGCGCGCGCTCGCACTGGGGGCTCGCGCCGTCGGCGTCTCCGGGCACTTCCTGCGCACCCTCTCGCGCAGCGGCCCCGAGGGCCTGCGCCATGAGCTGGCGTTGTGGAGCGAGCAGGTCAGGACCCTCATGACACTCCTGGGAGCCGCCGACATCGCGGCACTGCGCCGCACGGATCTGCTGGTCACCGGTCGCACCGCCGAGCAGGCGCGCCTGCTGGGCGTTGATCTGCCAGCACTGGCACGGCGCTCGACCTGCTCAGGCTAGGTCCTGCCGCGTCGAAGGCGCGAGCCGGCGCCCGATGCCCGTGGCGCGGATGGCGGACGGTACCGACTCCCCGCGTCAGGGGCGGAGACCATGACCGGAGTGGGGAGGGCCAGCGAGATCAACCGCCTCAGACCAGCGCGCCAAGCGCCGTGATGATGCCGGGCGCGGCGTAAAGGGTCATGAACTGCACGCCGTAGGAGACTCCCAGTCTGTTGAGTGAGCCGCACACCACGCCAACCAGCAGTACTCCGAACATGTTCGGCACGCCGGCATCGATGTAGGCCAGCAGGAGGATGAAGGAGGTGAACAGGGCCAGGACCGCCTCATGCGGGATGCGTCGCATGACGAAGCGGGTGATCTGAGAGGACCAGCGCACCGCGATGACATAGGTGATGACCACCGAGATGAGTGCTCCCACTGTCACCGCGATGATGAAGCCGGGCGCATCGAGCCGGTGGTGCAGGTTGCTGGTCAAGTCGTGGACGGGGGGCGCGTTGAATAACGGGCCTGCGGGACCCGCAGATACCCCGGAGATGGGGATGCCCAGCGCTACGAGCGGGATGATGACGCCGGCGAGGTAGGTCGAGTGCGTCAGAGAGCTCATCACGGTCACCGCGCGCTGAGCCCGGCGCACACGGTCCTCCTGGGGCATGCGCGCCACCGAGGCCTCGCCCAGGAGGAAGGTCAGGCCCACAGGGCTGAGCACGAACAGCGGGGTGGACAGCGCCGCCATCGCGGCGCTCCATCGGCCCTCGGACCGGGAGACCAGGTGCGCGGGCATGAGGCTCTGGGACTCGAAGCCCGAGCGCAGGAGCGTCGCAGCGGTGCGCTCGCCATGCGGCAGGGCCGCCCGGCGCTCGGCGTTGAGCAGCTCGAGCAGGGTGATGAGCATGGGACCCACCGTGATGCCCAGGAAGAAGGAGATGTTGATGTTGTCGTCTGCCTCGATGACACCGGCGGAGCGGTAGAGGGCCGGCAGTGCCTGGAAGAGGACAGCCATGGGGATGATCATCAGCAGGGCCAGGATCCGGTTCCTGCCCAACAGCGCCAGCAGCACTGCCCCAGCGGCCAGGATGACCGGAGCCTGGGCCTTGATCGGCTCGGCCACGGGCGCCAGCAGCCCGGCCAGCGCGAAGCTGAGGGGGATGGACACCAGCGTCCCGATGGTCGAGCCGACCGCCATCTTCCTGATCGTCTGCGAGGCCAGGCCCTTGCGGCGCAGCAGCACGGAGTGCTCCATCAGCGGAGCCGACATCACGCCGCCGGGCAGTCCCACCAGCGCGGTGGGGATGCCGTTCATGAGATTGAGGGTGACCACTGCCGAGATGAAGAAGGCGAGCACCACCTCCGGCGGGGCACCGGCCAGCACGATGGCCAGGGTCACCGGGGCGAGCACGCTTGTCTCGTCGGTTCCCGGGATGAAGCCGATGAAGGTGTAGAGGAGGACGGCGCCGAGCACCGCCGCAAGGATCATCGCGATGGTCTCGGGAGTCATCGGGCATCACCGCCCGCGGCGCTCCCCTCGTCCTCGACTCGATCCATCTCGTCGACGATGCGGACATCTCGCTTCGGGGTCACGAGGAAGCAGTTCAGGGCGAACCCCAGGACGGAGGCCCCCAGTCCCCATAAGAGCGTGCTGCCACCGATCATCAGGGAGATCAGCACGGCTGTGCCGACCGAGATCACTGAGACGGCCAGGCAGATGAGGAGGTCTCTGGGCGAGACGAGGTCGTTCCAGACC
This genomic interval carries:
- a CDS encoding tripartite tricarboxylate transporter permease produces the protein MTPETIAMILAAVLGAVLLYTFIGFIPGTDETSVLAPVTLAIVLAGAPPEVVLAFFISAVVTLNLMNGIPTALVGLPGGVMSAPLMEHSVLLRRKGLASQTIRKMAVGSTIGTLVSIPLSFALAGLLAPVAEPIKAQAPVILAAGAVLLALLGRNRILALLMIIPMAVLFQALPALYRSAGVIEADDNINISFFLGITVGPMLITLLELLNAERRAALPHGERTAATLLRSGFESQSLMPAHLVSRSEGRWSAAMAALSTPLFVLSPVGLTFLLGEASVARMPQEDRVRRAQRAVTVMSSLTHSTYLAGVIIPLVALGIPISGVSAGPAGPLFNAPPVHDLTSNLHHRLDAPGFIIAVTVGALISVVITYVIAVRWSSQITRFVMRRIPHEAVLALFTSFILLLAYIDAGVPNMFGVLLVGVVCGSLNRLGVSYGVQFMTLYAAPGIITALGALV
- a CDS encoding alpha-hydroxy-acid oxidizing protein, yielding MSAQSSAPRLPVGAGGSHQAARASRKDEHLDLALRLHGQDRPNAFDDVAFMHHALAATAATQVDPSATVCGAQWAEPFYINAMTGGTRNTMRINSELAGAAAEAGVAVACGSQHIALDDPERAESFRIIRRRAPRAFILANVGPTMDPAQAVRAVEMLEANALQIHLNAAQELVMPEGDRDLRDWAQRIDAIVKAVPVPVVVKEVGFGISARTMASLSRLGASAVDVAGTGGTDFIAIENERRPDHSYSYLTGWGQSTVLCLLESLCAEPAARRPGGDSARGTERPVGQTDEHGAQLEVLASGGVRHPLDVVRALALGARAVGVSGHFLRTLSRSGPEGLRHELALWSEQVRTLMTLLGAADIAALRRTDLLVTGRTAEQARLLGVDLPALARRSTCSG